ATTGTCATAAATCCTGTCTACATCCAATGCTCACTTCTGTGCTGGGCTTGCAGCCCCAACAAAAAAGGCAGGGAATTCTGGCAGGGAGGAGACGTGGCCAGGATCTTTTAAACCCACTCAGAACAATGACAACAAATCTCCCATCACCCCTTCTGTGACACCCTCACTCTCAAAGAGGAAAGAACTGTGACATCAAAGACTCTCCTAATATGGCTTGCTTTGTAAGGGACTCAAAACCTCTAACCTTCTCCAAATGAACTCTGTCTGTGAGGTCCCTTCTAACCTCTCATATCTTCACCCTCCTGCAGGCCCACCACATCCCCATCCCCTCCACCACACACACTCCAAATGGCACAAGAAGGATGTCATACTCACAAATGTTAACTGGAGAAACTCCCTCTCCACTCAACCTGATTGGGAAGAGCGGGGAGAAGAAAGGTTACCAATGTGGCCAGCAGCTTACGGGCCTTTGCAATGACacttttgtaattgttttcaaagcatttaaacacactttattatttttattgcagaaGTAATGCAGGTTGAAATTATTTGAGAACTAGTAATATTAAAGATAATATTAATAatctaatgaataaaataagatggAGTTTGAGGTTCATAGGAGCAAAAATCTATAatctcagaaatatattttttggtttaAACTAGTTAGATGccttaaggaaattaaaagtaatcATACACTGGCATCAACTGGATAGGAAGGGCCTGTCCTATAATAAGATTTGTCTCTCAACAAGGATCCATTGTCAAGCACTGAGCCAGGGCAGAGCTTATTATACATAAGTGTGGAGAGGAGTCTGAGTCATAGAAATAACAATAGTAATGTCAGTTTATTATTATCTTAGTAACCAAGTAACTTTGCTTTAGCATCTTCAGGACAGAACTGGCATTCATTCATAAACACATACTGAGAATCTTAACAAGAGCTAACAGTTGTTGAGTATCTGTTACCTATATCACACCACTCAGTTCTCTcaacaaccccatgaggtaggtattattcaCTCACTTTTATAGAGGGAGAAATGGAAGCTCAGACAAGTTAACTAACTTGCCCATAGTCACAAAGCTGGATTTGAAGGCAGATTCATCTGACATCAAAACCTATGTCTTTGGCCACGAAATTGaatgatagctaacatttattgaacacgcTGTGTACCATGCACTGTTCTAAGAGCTTTGTGTGTATTCCCCTGTTTTAACCCTTTTAATAATGTGAGAATTTAGAACTAttgttattcacattttattgGGTGAGAACACTGAGACgtggagaggttaagtaatctGCTCTTGGCTACACAGCTTCTACGGGTAGAGCACAAAACTCCTATGAAGCGTTGCAGATAATGTAATCTGgccttttcattttatcattGAAGAAATTGAGGGCCAGAGAAGGGAGACTGACTTTCCCAAACTTTCCCAAGGTTATGTAGCTACTTAGTGGTAGATCTGTAAGCCCAAATCCTAGTACTGTTTGTTTTCAGCCTATGGCCTTTTAGACCACATTTTGAGAGCTGCCATGTAACAAGATGTctcctttggtagaattcagttacTTAGACCTGATCAGGTTTTAGGTTTCTATGGAGGTACTAATTGTAGTTGTACCTCAAATGATTTACTAGCcaggaaggaaattaaaattacttttttttttttttgccatagcCCAATTCTGAACTGCATTTTCTTCCAGGAGAAGAAGGGGCTGCAACAGCCTGAGCCCCTAGGAATGCCCAGGAAGCTGGAGGGAGCTCAACTTGCTTTGAGGATGAAGTTGGTACATCTATCTCACCTGCACTCCTCGCCCTCCAGCAGCTTGCGGTAGGTGGCGATCTCCACGTCCAGGGCCAGCTTGATGTTCATCAGCTCCTGGTACTCACGCAGGAGCCGAGCCATATCCTGCTTGGCCTTCTGCAGAGCCTCCTCAAGGTCCACCAGCTTGGCCCGTGCATCCTTGAGAGCCAGTTCTCCACGCTGTTCTGCATCAGCAATGGCTGTTTGCAAACTGGAGCACTGTAAGGACAGGAGGAAGCCATGAATCCTGCTGACAGCCCATGGAGGTGTGGTACTTCTTGGGGAGGAGTTCTTAAAGATGGCAGAATGGCCCAGAAGAAATGAGCATTTGAGGAGCTCTTGGCCCTGCCAAAACTTTACCTGCTTCTTGACACTGTCAATCTCAGCTCTCAGCCTCTGGATCATGCGGTTCATTTCAGAGATTTCTTGTTTGGTGTTTCGAAGGTCATCCCCATGTCTGCCTGCTGTGACCTGCAGCTCCTCATACTGAGAGAACCAGAGCAAACTCAGTCACTGAGTCAAATGCCTGGCCCGGGCACTCGCTGTGCTCACAGACTCACCCTGGGTGCCACAAGCAGGCTCATTTATTCCTGGTCATTCACTCCTTCCCCCTGTAGCTTACAGTTTATTGGGGGACATAGACATTAATTGAATCAGCATATCTCATAGTTCCACACTGAGATAAGTGCCCTTAGGAAATGAACAGTGTCCTGGGATAGTGTAGTGAAGGAATCTGACCTAGAGTTGGAAGTGGGGAGTGGTGGTCAGGGAAGTCTCTCCAGAGATGGAGATGCCTGAGCTGTGgtctgaaggatgagaaggagggACCTAAGTGACCAGCTGTGGGGGAGAACATTCCAGACGAAGGAAACAGCCTGCATGAAGACCCTAGGTCAGGGAAGGAACATGGTGAGTTCTAGGAGTGAGATGGTGATTTGGTCACTATCCCTGGGGAGTTTCTGGTCACAAAGCATGCATCCAGACCAACTGTGCCCATGAATTTTGGTAGCCCTCCAAACACCAGTGCTGGGGAAACAGGGAGGAGATATGGGGGAACGGTGTGGGATGGTACAGAGGCTGTGGAAGGCACAATTTTGAAGTCTTTGTAAAAGTATTtccaatctcaggtagttctcaATCTAATGATGCATATCCAGGACACAGGACACATGAATTTAAGAGCGATAATTACACCCTGTCTCCTCCAGCAGACTGAAGTGAAATCTACACCGTTCCCCAACACAAGGAGATCCCCTGCCCGAGTCAAGATCTGTGAGGTTCTTGAAAGTGCTGACGAGCTCAGCTTCCTGTTTCTAGATATACACGATTAAATGGAGCAACAACCCAACAACATGAGGAATTGTTTGCTATCGATTTCAACCACTTCACCTTGGAGTTAAGTGCATCACGTTTCCTCTCACCATCAAGGCGCTGCCTCTGTGCTGTGGACCCCTGGCCCCTGCTACCCACCTTCCTTTCCGCCACACTCCTGACCAGATGGGACTGAGGCAGTGCATGGAGCAGGCAAAGAGTAGGAACCAGATTGTAGGTGAGCAGCTGCCCCAAGAGGGGTCTGGATTTGGCAGGGAGCTGGTATCGTGGGTCACCTGTACCCTTCCAAAGCCAAACATCTTTGTGGCTGTCTGAGCTCTGGGAAGTAGCTGTTTGTGTTTATCCCAGCCTTCCTCTTCCTGACGTAAACTCCCTTGCTTGTTTCTGCCTGCCAGCTCCTTGTTCAGCCTTAAATCTCTCCCCACTCCTCGGCAATCTTTTGTCCCTCACGGCTTCCCAACTGGACAAAGCTCCCACGTCTTCCTGGAAGCTTTTTATTCATGCTATCTTTTCCTTTCCATGATTGTCTATTCACTTCATGGCCTCCCAGAGCTTGGGTTCTCTGTTTgcagtttatttatttgcaaCCCTGTAACCTTGATTGGCATACAGCAGGAGCTCAGAAAATATATAGAGAATAAATAAGCTTTTTAGAAACTGCTTCATGACTGTGTCTCAGTTGTCCTGgtgtctcactctgctgccaccCAGATCTTGAGGAATATGGGGCCGGTGGATGTCCCGAGCTCCCAGCATTGGGTTGACCACATATTAGTGTGTCTGGTTGGGTTTCCACATGCATTTCAAGCTAAGTTTTCATAGCATCAAAGACATGCCTGCTaagttgaaataaatgaatgtgctCACACATTTCCTGAGGCTGAGTTAAGTGATAATGTGGAGCCTCAGAGAACACTAACCCTGGAGCCTATCATGGAGGTGTCCATGCTCACCTTGGTCTGGTACCAGGACTCAGCCTCAGCCCGGCTGCGGTTGGCAATGTCCTCGTATTGCGCTTTGACCTCGGCGATGATACTGTCCAGGTCCAGGTTGCGGCTGTTGTCCATGGACAGCACCACTGACGTGTCACTGACCTGGGTCTGCAACTGGGACAGCTCCTGCAGGGTAGTAAACTCAGCATCACCAAGGCATAAGAAGAAGGATCTTAAATCTTCATGGTTGACTACCCATCTAGGTCAGGAATCCTTTCCTTGGTATTCCTGGAAGATTCTCCCAGCTGTTCCCTAGGTATTCCCATTCATCCCCAAAGATCAGTGTGGTGAAAGTCTTTCCCAGCCTTGCTTCTCAAGGCTCCCATCTGTGTGCTTTCCCTGGGCGTAAGGATGGATAAGCATCTTCTGAATTAGAATTGCACAGATTTGAATGTGACATATGTCTGTTCAGTCTGCCAGCATAAAAGCCTTTTTCAAGAGCATCAGGGGACATCTGGGACCCTGCTTCCCCCTGCGCAGTGCGACTCCATCActttccacctctctctctctttccacagACCCAGGTCTCTGCCTTCGGAGGGTTAGCGCTCAGAAGGAGGCATCTTCAAAGGGCAGGAAGCCCCCTGACCAATGAGCTGAGGGgtagcttgcttttttttctttttaaatacttttcagggaaggggaagggaacaGGTATGTCTTGATTCCTTGGGAAAGTTACCCAGTGACCTTGAATTTGGGAATCAGTACTCTCTCCTTGCTAGATGTTGTCCTTTCATGGGATGAGGGAGTTCGGGGGAGAAGCATCAGAGCTGGGGTAGTTTAGTATGATAAGGCTCCAAGCAGTTCTCCCTGGTCCCCCTACCCCCAAGCCCCAGCTTGAAGTATCCAGGCAAGATATTGGGCAGAGGCACTGAGTAAATGAATGACACAATGCATCATCCTTTTCTTTCCAGGCCCCAGACCTAGGAGGGACAGAAATACTTGCAGACTCTTACTGCATCAAAGACTGAGTGGAGGAAGTTGATCTCCTCAGGCAGAGATTTGACcttggcctccagctccaccttgTTCATGTAGGCAGCATCTACGTCCTGGAACGACAGCACAGGATGCTTCTTTGAGTCTGCAGCCCCAAGCACTTAGCCCAAAAGAAGCTGAGCAGATTTCTCCCTAGCCCGTCTAGTTTGGATTTTAGAAAACTCTGTGTCTGGGGGATTTGGGGTTGGGGATGAGTGATTACTAAGAACTGGGACTTGAATCCCTGAGCTCACAGAAACCCAAGTAGGGCTAATGGGGCCATCAACGTAGAGGGAACATGTTAGGAGGTTTGAACCCTGCAGATATTCTCATGGTTGATGTGACATTTTTTGGGTGGCCCAAGGGTCAGAGGTCAGGTTACCCGACACTCCAGATTCCGTTTTAAACCTTTTCCTTTGAGAGACATCCCCACTCACCTTTTTCAGGGCTACAAATTCATTCTCAGCAGCTGTGCGCTTGTTAATTTCATCTTCATACCTATAAGGACAGAGGAGGAGGTGTGCTGTTGAGTAAGTTTGCATTGAACTCTTCCTGGGCTGGTGTAGCAAGAGTTAAGAGCCCTCGAATCATTTCCAGCTCTTCCGCTGACCTGGGCGTGACTTTGGGTGATTCACCTAACCTCTATTTCTCCCTCCATAAAAGGGGGAtaatttcttctgctagtttttaataaacttttctaAGAGTAGAAGGTGAGCATGGAActtaaaggaatagaaaaatgtACTTAGGCAATTCCATCTTTTGATAGATATGCAATGCCAATCTTTAAAATGGTTTTCCACCTCAAGTGTCTGCTGAAATCGTGGAGTAAACTTTATCTGTTCAGCAGGCTCTTTCAGgtacattttgatatattttcactGAACCTCAGGGTGGCCCCCGAGAAGTATGCTTTTTGTAACTAGGGGTATCTCAAGCTCAGAAATAAGGGCAAGCTGGCTAATGGGTTAGCCTGGGCCAAATCCCTTTCCACTGGATACCTCACCTACTGCAGCCTGGATGATGTGCAGTCAAAAGTTGCCCCCCACAAGGAAGGTCAGATTGCCTCCTTTAAACTCTTCCTTGCTACCTCTCTTCACTCCACAGTGAATGCCATCCTGGAAATGCAAACCATCCCAGTAATTGAGCCCATGTCCAAtggaattaaacaatatactGACTGTGAAATTACATTATGATTTCTAGAGTGAGTAGCAATGTTTTGTCGGATGATGCTGATACTCCTTTGTAGTCATGTGGACAAAAGGAATAGGATCTTCATCAATAGAGATGCACGAGATGAAGGTCCTTGTGTTACCCCACACAGTGCTGTCTCCACCTTGAGGGATAACAGCTACAGTTCCAAAGCTCCCAGCTGATACCGGCATTTGCTCCTTTGCACCTCTCTGATCCTCATACAAAGGAGCCTTAGGATGGCTGTGTGTGGCCAGAAGCCAGTGTTCCACTTACCTGACTTTGAAATCTTCCACAACATCCTGCATGTTCCTCAGCTCAGCTTCAAGCCTGCCCCTCTCGGTGGTGATGCTTTCCAGCTGCCGTCGGAGCTCACTGATATAGGAATCAAAGAGGGGCTCTAGATTCTGCCTCACGGTCCTGGAGCCCTGCTCCTGCAGGAGGGCCCACTTGGTCTCCAGGACCTTGTTTTGCTGCTCCAAGAACCTCAcctggagggaagaagagaatgaaACCTTGAGAAGTTGGAGAGGCAGAGTCAGACACTCCTATTCataagggagagaagaaaaagatatatttttttcacgTGGCACCCATTGACAATAATGTAACTGACAACTCCAACGCAGAAGGAGGCAGTCCATGGAGCTACCAGAAAGTTCCCTAGGGCTTGCATAGGATTTGGGTGGTGGGGCCTAGAGGCTTCTGTTGGCTGCTTTTGGGTTAAATTTCTCAACACCACCTACTGTGGGTTAGGGTAGTTTGCTGAGCAGCAACTCTCCTATAGAGAATCAACTAAACTCTTCCCTTGGTGTTGACTGAACCAGCCCTCGTGGTTGTGAAAGAGAGGAAATTTTTGCCAGGTCCTGTGGGGCAAGCTGGCCTGACTTGGAAGGGCCTCAGCCCCTGGGAGGCCTTGCTGAACAGTGCTCATTCCCACAGTGGATTCATTTCATTATTGCTCTCCCACCATGGGATGGCCCTTCCAAGAGTTTATTCAATCCCAAACCCAAGGGGGTGGATGAAGCCCCTGCTCACCTTGTCAATGAAGGAGGCGAACTTGTTGTTGAGGGTCTTGATCTGCTCGCGCTCCTCGGCCCGCACGCGCTGGATGGTGGGGTCGATTTGCAGGTTGAGAGGAGTCAGGAGACTCTGGTTGACGGTGACCTCTTGGATGCCTCCAGGGGGACACACAGGGAAGCTGGGGCCACTGAAGCCTCCTCCAACTCCACCCCCATAGCCAAATCCACTGTTGACTCCAAACCCACTGCTGGCCCTGCCACCAAAGCCACTTCGGAAACTGCTGCCACACCCACTGATGGAGACCCGTTTGGCACCCCCCAGGTTGTAGAGGCTGCGGCTTCCAAAGCTGGCCCCAGCACTGCTGATCCTTCCCAGGCCCCCATTCCCCGCTGCAGAGCGGGCCACAGAGACAGAGCGGAAGCGGGAGCGGCCAGTTGCTGGGGTGGTGGCCGAGGTGGTGCTGAAGCCCCTGCGGCTGCCAGACTGGAAGGTGATGGAGGACTGCCGAGACATGGTGGGTGAGGAAGTCTGGTGAGAAGGCACCTGAGGTGGGCTGGTGCAGGCAGTGGAGAAGACAGGTGGCTGGGGAGCCCTGAGCCCATGACTTTTATGAGCATCCTGCGGGGGCGGGGCACTGCTAATGGAGAGGGCCTTCTGATGGCATCCCCTGGGCATCCGCCAACCCTGAGCTCACACTCGACATCCCTCGGGAAATGGTGTAAGGGCCACTCGCTGGTTCCCtggcaccccctccccacaacgtGCAAACTCCTTTCCAGTTGCAACTTGATCAGCAGATGAGTAAGAAGCAAGTTAATTGCTTTCCGTCATGTGCTAATGATGCATCTTGTAAAGGACTCAGCAAACACTGCCTCATTTCTAAACCGCTTTCTTAGGCCTGGGACCAACTCCTTCCTGTCCAAACATCTTGTGTTAATACAAGCCACTGTGCTTCACTGTTTCCTTGGGGTGCTTCCTATtctctaagcattttctcagCAGCTACTGCCTGGTTCCCCAAGCCCCATCAAGCTATCTTTCCAGACCTTGAAGGTCCTGCTCTGTAATCATCTTCCTTAGTAATCCACCCCTCTTTGATGGCCCCTTTATTCTGCTCTTAATTTTCCATATCTATTGTGTAGGTCACACACGTGGTTTTCTGgagcatgtgtgtgcctgtgccctGCCCACTGCAATATAATGTGACACTCAAGGCCAGCCAGCGCTCTGTCTCCTGGGGACAGAGATTGTGAGGGGCGgaagacttgggtttgaatctcagaCCTGCTCATAGTTGTGGGACCTTGAGCAAGCCATGaaacttttctgtgcctcaacttgcatgtctgtaaaatggggtttgTGATGAATATTCACATGTGAAAACTTTTGCATGATACATGTAAGTGCTGAGTAAATGTCTCTTGAGGCTTCCCTGCTTCTGATACAATGAAGTAATATTAAGGAAGTGCCAAACATGTGTCCATCCTGTGACTAGTCCTATGGGAATTCAAAAGAAACACAATGAACATT
This sequence is a window from Theropithecus gelada isolate Dixy chromosome 11, Tgel_1.0, whole genome shotgun sequence. Protein-coding genes within it:
- the KRT75 gene encoding keratin, type II cytoskeletal 75 — its product is MPRGCHQKALSISSAPPPQDAHKSHGLRAPQPPVFSTACTSPPQVPSHQTSSPTMSRQSSITFQSGSRRGFSTTSATTPATGRSRFRSVSVARSAAGNGGLGRISSAGASFGSRSLYNLGGAKRVSISGCGSSFRSGFGGRASSGFGVNSGFGYGGGVGGGFSGPSFPVCPPGGIQEVTVNQSLLTPLNLQIDPTIQRVRAEEREQIKTLNNKFASFIDKVRFLEQQNKVLETKWALLQEQGSRTVRQNLEPLFDSYISELRRQLESITTERGRLEAELRNMQDVVEDFKVRYEDEINKRTAAENEFVALKKDVDAAYMNKVELEAKVKSLPEEINFLHSVFDAELSQLQTQVSDTSVVLSMDNSRNLDLDSIIAEVKAQYEDIANRSRAEAESWYQTKYEELQVTAGRHGDDLRNTKQEISEMNRMIQRLRAEIDSVKKQCSSLQTAIADAEQRGELALKDARAKLVDLEEALQKAKQDMARLLREYQELMNIKLALDVEIATYRKLLEGEECRLSGEGVSPVNISVVTSTLSSGYGSGSGIGGGSLGLGGGSGYSFTTSGGHSLGAGLGGSGFSATSNRGLGGSGSSVKFVSTTSSSRKSYKH